Within Prosthecodimorpha staleyi, the genomic segment GCATCCCGACGACATCGAAGCGAAAGCCCACCCCATGACCTCGCCCCTGCGCATCGCCGTCGACATCGGCGGCACCTTCACCGACATCGAAATCCTCGAAGCGGCGACCGGGCGCGTCTACCAGTTCAAGACGCCGTCGACCCCGTCGGATCCCTCGATCGGTCTGATCGACGGCATCAAGGCCGCGGCGGAGCGGTTCGGCCTCGATATCGGCGCGGTCGAGTACATCCTGCACGGCACCACCATCGCCACCAATGCGGTGCTGGAACGCAAGCTGCCCGCCGGCGCCATCGTCACCACGGCCGGCTTCGAGGACCTTCTGCAGATCGGCCGTCACGGCCGGCGCGACGTCTATGCCATCGCGCTGGACCCGCCGCCGCCGCTGGTGCCGCGCCGCCACGCCTTCGGGGTGCCGGAGCGGATCGGACCCGATGGGCGGGTCCGCGTCCCGCTCGACGAGGCGCGGGTCGCGGAAGTGGCGGCCCGACTGAAGGAGACCGGCGTCCGGGCGATCGCGGTCTGCCTGCTGCATGCCTATGCCAACCCGGCCCATGAGCGCCGCGTCGGCGAGATCCTGGCCGCCGCGCTTCCGGGCGTGGCGATCTCGCTGTCCTCGGACATATCGCCGGAAATCCGCGAATATGAGCGGCTGTCGACCACGGTCCTGAACGCCATGCTGGTCCCGGTCGTTTCGGGCTACACCAAGCGGCTGTCCGACCGGATCGCCGCGGAGGTCCCCGGCAGCCACATCTACCTGGTGCAGTCGAATGGCGGCGTCAGCGGCCTAGCCAAGGCCGGCCGCGAGCCGGCGCGCCTGCTTCTCTCCGGCCCGTCCGGCGGCGCGGCGGCGGCCCGGCGGCTTTCGGCGGAACTCGGCGAACCCGACCTCGTCGCCGTCGACATGGGCGGCACGTCCTTCGACGTTTCGGTCGTCCATGGCGGTCAGGTTTCGATGGTCACCGAGGGCGACATCGACGGCCTGCCGGTCCGCCTGCCTATGGTCGAGATGCGCACCATCGGCGCCGGCGGCGGCTCGATTGCCTGGGTCGACGACGGCGGCCGACTGCGCATCGGCCCGCAATCGGCCGGCGCCCAGCCGGGACCGGCCTGCTATGGCCGCGGCGGCACCGACCTGACCGTTACCGACGCCAACCTGATCCTCGGCCGGCTGGAAGCGTCTTCCTTCATGGGCGGCGCCATGGCGCTCGATCCGGCCGCCGCGCGCGCGGCGGCCGGCCGCGTCGCCGGGCGGCTCGGTCTCGGCATCGAGGAGACGGCCGCGGGCGCCATCTCGGTGACCAATTCGAGCCTCGCCACCGCGATCCGGCTCAGCCTGTTCGAGAAGGGTCTCGACCCGGAGGATTTCGCGCTGCTCTCCTTCGGCGGCGCCGGCGGCGTGCATGCCTGCGAGGTGGCCGAGGATCTCGGCATCCGGCGCGTCGTGTTCCCGCCCCACGCCTCGACCCTGTCGGCCTGGGGCATCCTGTGGTCGGACATCGTCCACGATCTCGCCGCGACCGAGATCGGCCCGCTCGCCGAAGCCGGACCGCGCCTCGCCGCCGCCGCCGCAAGGCTGCGCGGCGAGGCCGAACGGCTCCTCGCCGAGGATGGCGTGGCGCAGGCCGAACGCCGCTTCGAGTGGCGCATGGATCTGCGCTATGCCGGCCAGGCCTTCGATCTGGCCGTGCCGCTCGACGGCGCCGACTTCGGTCCCGCCGGCCTCGAAGCCGCAGCCGGTCGGTTCCATGCGCTGCATCGCCGCCGCTTCTCCTACGACGAACCCGCCACGCCGGTCGAACTGGTCGCCCTGCGGCTCGCCGCGATCGGCCGTCTCGCCAAGCCGGCGCCCGACGGGTCCGAGGCCGCAGTCGCCGCGGCGACGCCCAAGACCCGCCGGGCCTGGGCGCGCGGGGCCTTCGTCGACATAGCCGTATGGGCCCGCGACGGGCTCGGCGAGCGCTCCGTGGCCGGTCCCGCCGTGATCGAGGAGACCTACACCACATCCTATGTGCCGCCCGGCTGGGAGGCCCGGCTCGAACGGTCCGGTGCGCTCGTCGCCCGCCGCATCGCCGACCATTGAGGAAAGCCCCGATGACCGCCATCAGCCCCGTCAGGGTCGAAATCGTCCGCAATGCCCTCGTCGCCGCCGCCGAGGAGATGAGCATCACCATCTGGCGCACGAGCCGCTCCACCGTGGTGCGCGAGATCCTCGACTTCTCGACCGCCGTGTTCGACGCCGACGGCCGCCAGGTCGCGCAGTCGGCCCGGATTCCCGTGCATCTGAACTCGATGTCGGCCTGCCTGGAGCGGCTGATCGCCGACTTCATCCCGCTCGACCGCTGGGACGATGGCGACGTGATCGTCACCAACGATCCCTATTCGGGCGGCCAGCACCTGCCCGACAT encodes:
- a CDS encoding hydantoinase/oxoprolinase family protein, encoding MTSPLRIAVDIGGTFTDIEILEAATGRVYQFKTPSTPSDPSIGLIDGIKAAAERFGLDIGAVEYILHGTTIATNAVLERKLPAGAIVTTAGFEDLLQIGRHGRRDVYAIALDPPPPLVPRRHAFGVPERIGPDGRVRVPLDEARVAEVAARLKETGVRAIAVCLLHAYANPAHERRVGEILAAALPGVAISLSSDISPEIREYERLSTTVLNAMLVPVVSGYTKRLSDRIAAEVPGSHIYLVQSNGGVSGLAKAGREPARLLLSGPSGGAAAARRLSAELGEPDLVAVDMGGTSFDVSVVHGGQVSMVTEGDIDGLPVRLPMVEMRTIGAGGGSIAWVDDGGRLRIGPQSAGAQPGPACYGRGGTDLTVTDANLILGRLEASSFMGGAMALDPAAARAAAGRVAGRLGLGIEETAAGAISVTNSSLATAIRLSLFEKGLDPEDFALLSFGGAGGVHACEVAEDLGIRRVVFPPHASTLSAWGILWSDIVHDLAATEIGPLAEAGPRLAAAAARLRGEAERLLAEDGVAQAERRFEWRMDLRYAGQAFDLAVPLDGADFGPAGLEAAAGRFHALHRRRFSYDEPATPVELVALRLAAIGRLAKPAPDGSEAAVAAATPKTRRAWARGAFVDIAVWARDGLGERSVAGPAVIEETYTTSYVPPGWEARLERSGALVARRIADH